In Caldilineales bacterium, the following proteins share a genomic window:
- a CDS encoding ABC transporter permease, with translation MTTSETTIQASTRPSFGRRLVEQREISIFLVVLFGAILLSLLSKNFLNPANLRALVLGLSFDAIVAVGMTVLMVSGGFDLSVGSVLALAGAVAGYGIVLLKLPVPVGIAAGLLTGVLVGLINGLLVSKVRVNPLIATLGMMQIARGAVFLLTAGLGIPNLPDSFNKMAQGKALGFQYPVYIMLVIVIVGDLLLRRSRFFRQSYFVGGNERSARLSGIRVGQVQITNYIITGLMAAVAGLLLTARMGTASVSAGLGVELRVVSAVVIGGASLAGGEGTVIGSIFGVALMALINNGLNLLGVNPYWQNIVIGAVLVIAVAADALSRRNRA, from the coding sequence ATGACGACATCCGAAACCACCATACAGGCATCGACCAGACCATCGTTCGGGCGGCGTCTGGTCGAGCAGCGCGAGATCAGCATTTTTTTGGTTGTGCTTTTCGGGGCAATCCTGCTGTCGCTGCTGTCGAAGAACTTCCTGAACCCGGCCAATCTGAGGGCGCTCGTGCTGGGGCTTTCGTTCGACGCCATCGTGGCCGTGGGTATGACGGTGCTGATGGTATCGGGCGGCTTCGATCTCTCGGTTGGCTCTGTGCTGGCTCTGGCGGGGGCAGTGGCGGGCTACGGCATCGTGCTGCTCAAGCTGCCTGTGCCAGTGGGCATCGCTGCCGGGCTGTTGACGGGGGTGCTGGTCGGGTTGATCAACGGTCTGCTCGTCTCCAAAGTGCGCGTGAATCCCCTTATCGCCACCCTGGGCATGATGCAGATCGCCCGCGGGGCCGTGTTCTTGCTGACGGCCGGCCTCGGCATCCCCAACCTGCCCGATTCGTTCAACAAGATGGCGCAGGGCAAGGCGCTGGGGTTCCAGTATCCGGTGTACATCATGCTGGTCATCGTCATCGTCGGCGACCTGCTGCTGCGGCGGTCGCGCTTTTTCCGCCAGAGCTATTTCGTGGGCGGGAACGAGCGCAGCGCCCGGCTGTCGGGCATCCGCGTGGGCCAGGTGCAGATCACCAACTACATCATCACCGGCTTGATGGCGGCGGTGGCGGGCCTGCTGCTGACGGCGCGCATGGGCACGGCCTCGGTGTCGGCGGGTCTGGGGGTCGAGCTGCGGGTGGTGTCGGCGGTCGTCATCGGTGGGGCCAGCCTGGCCGGCGGCGAAGGCACTGTGATCGGTTCGATCTTTGGCGTGGCCCTGATGGCTCTTATCAACAATGGTCTCAATCTGCTGGGCGTCAACCCCTATTGGCAAAACATCGTCATCGGCGCCGTGCTGGTGATCGCTGTCGCCGCCGATGCGCTCAGCCGTCGTAATCGGGCATGA
- a CDS encoding sugar ABC transporter ATP-binding protein: MSGDNPPFSLRVENVSKAFPGVQALANVSLEVNGGEVLGLVGENGAGKSTLIQILAGALMPDSGRVLINGEEMAFRHPREAEAAGVSPVYQELSLVNNLSVAENIFAGRQPTGAAGLIDVGAMNQAAQGLLSPFRVDFSPATKVSNLSLGNQQLVEIVKAMSRHARLLILDEPTSSLSLQEAGLLFERLWQLKQQGLAIIFVSHHLEEVFEICDRISVLRDGKYVGTVKAAESSEHEIVSMMVGRDIGEWQRQDETAGAVALEVDGLTRKGVFENVSFAVHAGEVLTFFGLVGAGRSEVARAIVGMDVATGGAVKVKGRQMRPIHPSDAMNLGLAYLSEDRKREGLYLDKTIKENFLVTNLRRVSPGGWLSWRALQGLTGKYTRLLDVRTPSLDQRLRNLSGGNQQKVMLGMWLATEPDVLIVDEPTRGIDVGTKQEIHRQLRQLAAEGKAVMAISSDLPETLTISDRIAVMRKGRLVGIIPQAEASEERIMQMAAGVMRDA, translated from the coding sequence ATGAGCGGTGACAATCCCCCATTTTCTCTTCGCGTCGAAAATGTCTCCAAAGCCTTCCCTGGCGTGCAGGCGTTGGCGAACGTCAGCCTGGAGGTGAACGGCGGGGAGGTGTTGGGGTTGGTGGGCGAGAACGGCGCCGGCAAGTCAACGCTGATCCAGATTCTAGCCGGCGCGCTGATGCCCGATAGCGGCAGGGTGCTGATCAATGGCGAAGAGATGGCGTTCAGGCACCCGCGCGAGGCAGAGGCAGCCGGCGTCAGCCCCGTGTACCAGGAACTGAGCCTGGTGAACAACCTGAGCGTGGCCGAGAATATCTTCGCCGGACGACAACCCACCGGGGCGGCGGGGTTGATCGATGTGGGGGCGATGAATCAGGCAGCGCAGGGGTTGCTGTCGCCATTTCGGGTCGATTTCAGCCCCGCGACCAAAGTGAGCAATCTCTCCTTGGGCAATCAGCAATTGGTCGAGATCGTCAAGGCCATGTCGCGCCATGCCCGTCTGCTCATCCTCGACGAGCCGACCTCATCGCTTTCGTTGCAGGAGGCGGGGCTGTTGTTCGAGCGGCTGTGGCAGCTCAAACAGCAGGGACTGGCGATCATCTTCGTCTCGCACCACCTGGAAGAGGTGTTCGAGATCTGCGACCGCATCAGCGTGCTGCGCGATGGCAAGTATGTGGGCACGGTCAAGGCGGCGGAGTCGAGCGAGCACGAGATCGTGAGCATGATGGTGGGTCGCGATATCGGCGAGTGGCAGCGCCAGGACGAGACGGCGGGGGCGGTGGCGCTGGAAGTGGATGGCCTGACCCGCAAGGGTGTGTTCGAGAATGTCAGCTTTGCCGTGCATGCGGGCGAGGTGCTGACTTTCTTTGGGCTGGTGGGGGCGGGGCGCAGCGAGGTGGCGCGGGCCATCGTGGGCATGGATGTCGCTACTGGCGGCGCCGTCAAGGTCAAAGGCAGGCAGATGCGACCCATCCATCCTTCCGATGCCATGAACCTGGGCCTGGCCTATCTTTCGGAGGACCGCAAGCGCGAAGGGTTGTATCTGGACAAGACGATCAAAGAAAACTTCCTGGTCACGAATCTGCGGCGGGTGTCGCCGGGCGGCTGGTTGAGTTGGCGGGCGTTGCAAGGGCTGACGGGCAAATACACCCGGCTGCTGGATGTGCGCACGCCCAGTCTTGATCAACGGCTGCGGAACTTGTCGGGCGGCAACCAGCAGAAGGTGATGCTGGGCATGTGGCTTGCCACTGAGCCGGATGTGCTGATCGTGGATGAGCCGACGCGCGGCATCGATGTGGGCACCAAGCAGGAAATTCACCGGCAACTGCGCCAATTGGCCGCCGAGGGCAAGGCGGTCATGGCGATTTCATCCGATTTGCCGGAGACGCTGACCATCAGCGACCGCATCGCCGTCATGCGCAAGGGCCGGCTGGTGGGGATCATCCCGCAGGCCGAGGCCAGCGAAGAACGGATTATGCAGATGGCGGCGGGGGTGATGCGTGACGCGTGA
- a CDS encoding S8 family serine peptidase — protein MLAALALTLWLMLGPGAAAGSGVAPVVPGQVLVAVEPTALAMGRPLSLNASPAPGVFVVAVPVGQEAAWAQRLAGQPGVRWAEPNYLVQALGQPDDPLWPQQWWHAAIGTAAAWEIARGDPAAVVAVADTGVDLDHPDLGRLWANPGEIADNGLDDDGNGKIDDIHGWHWFVAGDGSLHEDADIQIPTENDPVPTTTAFHGMHVAGIIGAAADNGRGVAGVARGPQIMPLRVLDQFGLGSMAQVAAAVRYAADNGATVINLSLGGSMNSQVLAEAVAAATAGGVSIVAATGNAAGPVYFPAALPQVMAVGGVAADDSLYPRSNFGPETDLAAPAVDILSTWASSKRGGYHTLTGTSMAAPQAAAALTLLAGLRPRATVEELRGWLYTSALDLGQPGRDDLFGWGRLRLDEAVQAAASGLSLSLRADAPSAAPGEMVGLAAEIRDEAGELAGGGLPITLAWPGETGLALTDGGLAQAEALLPPGLQAGEIITFTAAWNGQTAVATVRIDPPSSPTPTPSTTPSPSPTATPSPTFTASPSPTPRFLFYLPLLSVSTPFREGA, from the coding sequence GTGTTGGCAGCGTTGGCCCTGACCCTGTGGCTGATGCTGGGGCCGGGCGCGGCGGCGGGGAGTGGGGTGGCGCCCGTGGTTCCGGGGCAAGTGCTGGTGGCCGTCGAGCCGACTGCGCTGGCGATGGGTCGTCCTCTGAGTTTGAACGCCTCGCCTGCCCCCGGAGTTTTCGTCGTTGCCGTGCCTGTGGGTCAGGAGGCGGCCTGGGCGCAGCGGCTGGCCGGGCAGCCGGGCGTGCGCTGGGCCGAACCCAACTATCTCGTCCAGGCGCTGGGCCAGCCGGACGACCCGCTGTGGCCGCAGCAATGGTGGCACGCTGCCATCGGCACGGCCGCCGCCTGGGAGATTGCTCGCGGCGACCCGGCGGCGGTGGTGGCCGTAGCCGATACAGGCGTCGATCTCGACCACCCTGACCTCGGCCGGCTGTGGGCCAACCCCGGCGAGATCGCGGACAACGGCCTGGACGACGACGGCAACGGCAAAATCGACGACATCCACGGCTGGCACTGGTTCGTGGCGGGCGATGGTTCGCTGCACGAGGACGCCGACATCCAAATCCCGACCGAGAACGACCCTGTTCCCACCACCACCGCCTTTCACGGTATGCATGTGGCCGGGATCATCGGCGCCGCCGCCGACAATGGCCGCGGCGTGGCGGGCGTCGCTCGCGGCCCGCAGATCATGCCGCTGCGTGTGCTCGATCAATTTGGGCTGGGCAGCATGGCGCAGGTGGCTGCGGCCGTGCGCTATGCCGCCGACAACGGCGCCACGGTCATCAACCTCAGCCTGGGCGGGTCGATGAATTCGCAGGTGCTGGCCGAGGCCGTAGCCGCAGCGACGGCGGGCGGGGTCAGCATCGTCGCCGCGACCGGGAATGCGGCCGGCCCGGTCTACTTTCCCGCCGCTTTGCCCCAGGTCATGGCCGTGGGCGGCGTGGCCGCGGATGACAGCCTCTATCCGCGCTCGAACTTCGGCCCTGAAACCGACCTGGCGGCCCCGGCCGTGGACATCCTCAGCACCTGGGCCTCGTCGAAGCGCGGCGGCTACCACACCCTGACCGGCACCTCGATGGCCGCGCCTCAGGCTGCGGCGGCTCTGACTTTGCTTGCCGGCTTGCGGCCTCGCGCCACCGTCGAGGAGTTGCGGGGATGGCTGTACACGAGCGCGCTCGATTTGGGCCAGCCGGGGCGCGATGATCTGTTCGGCTGGGGCCGGTTGCGGCTGGACGAGGCCGTGCAGGCGGCGGCTTCCGGGCTGTCGCTCTCGCTCCGGGCCGATGCACCCTCGGCCGCGCCCGGCGAGATGGTGGGACTGGCAGCTGAAATCCGGGACGAAGCCGGGGAGCTGGCGGGCGGCGGGCTGCCCATCACCCTGGCCTGGCCGGGCGAGACCGGGCTGGCTTTGACCGATGGCGGCCTGGCTCAGGCCGAGGCGCTGCTGCCGCCCGGCCTGCAGGCCGGCGAGATCATCACCTTCACCGCCGCCTGGAACGGACAGACGGCCGTCGCCACCGTCCGCATCGACCCACCTTCCTCGCCCACCCCCACGCCTTCGACTACGCCGAGTCCCTCGCCCACCGCTACGCCTTCCCCCACCTTCACGGCAAGCCCTTCGCCTACGCCCCGCTTCTTGTTCTACTTGCCGCTGTTGTCGGTCTCCACGCCGTTTCGCGAGGGCGCTTAG